A single window of Chitinophaga sp. XS-30 DNA harbors:
- a CDS encoding SusC/RagA family TonB-linked outer membrane protein, producing MNAKINYLRSFGKHNVGAIVAIERNESKGDNLWARRRYFMSGAVDQLFAGSNEEKDNTGRGFDYARLNYFGRLSYNYDEKYLFDFNWRYDGSQNFPSHRRFGFFPGVSAGWVLSRENFWKNNVGSTVDYFKLRASYGQMGNDQVDPFQYLNTFNIAGGGMVFGDKLYQGIYALRIPNENITWEVSNNLDVAIEAKFFNGLIGLEAEYFRTHRYSILTTRSASVPIYTGLTLPDENIGKVENQGIDLHLTHKRTVRKFTYEVVANISHARNRIVFWDEVPNVPEWQRSTGKQIGANLYYEAIGIFRDQKAIDDYPHIGGAVPGDVIFRDVNEDGQINDLDRVRVNRSEYPTWNYGLTLGADYKGFDLTMLWQAATGSSQYIRTESGLIGNFPMKIAADRWTEDNIDASMPRPYDRDREYWVSRPNTFWLWDTDYLRLKTLEIGYSVSERLRKKAGLEELRVYISGQNLLTFDKVKIFDPESPTGSGQFYPQTRIFNAGLNVTF from the coding sequence ATCAATGCCAAGATCAATTATCTGCGCTCCTTTGGCAAACACAATGTAGGCGCCATAGTTGCAATCGAACGCAATGAATCGAAAGGGGACAACCTCTGGGCCAGGAGACGGTATTTCATGTCAGGCGCAGTAGATCAGCTCTTTGCCGGCAGCAACGAAGAAAAAGATAATACCGGACGCGGGTTCGACTACGCGAGGCTTAATTACTTCGGCAGGCTGTCTTATAACTACGACGAGAAGTACCTGTTCGACTTCAACTGGCGGTACGATGGCTCCCAGAATTTTCCCTCCCACCGCCGCTTCGGCTTCTTCCCGGGTGTTTCCGCGGGATGGGTGCTATCCCGCGAGAATTTCTGGAAGAACAACGTCGGCTCCACGGTGGACTACTTCAAACTGCGCGCCTCATACGGACAAATGGGGAACGACCAGGTGGACCCCTTCCAGTACCTGAACACGTTCAATATTGCGGGTGGCGGCATGGTGTTCGGAGACAAGCTGTACCAGGGCATCTACGCCCTCCGCATTCCCAATGAGAACATCACCTGGGAAGTGTCCAACAACCTGGATGTGGCTATCGAAGCCAAGTTCTTCAATGGACTGATCGGCCTGGAAGCAGAGTACTTCCGTACGCATCGTTACAGCATTCTCACCACCCGCTCCGCATCCGTGCCCATTTACACCGGCCTCACACTACCGGATGAGAATATCGGCAAAGTAGAGAACCAGGGCATCGATCTGCACCTGACGCACAAGCGCACCGTTCGCAAATTCACTTACGAAGTAGTGGCGAACATCTCGCATGCCCGTAACAGGATCGTGTTCTGGGATGAAGTGCCCAACGTTCCGGAATGGCAGCGCTCCACGGGCAAGCAGATCGGCGCAAACCTCTACTACGAAGCCATCGGCATTTTCCGGGACCAGAAGGCGATAGACGACTATCCCCACATCGGCGGCGCCGTTCCGGGAGACGTAATATTCAGGGATGTGAACGAAGACGGACAGATCAATGACCTGGACCGCGTACGCGTGAACCGCTCCGAATACCCGACCTGGAACTATGGTCTCACCCTGGGCGCCGATTACAAAGGCTTTGACCTCACCATGCTCTGGCAGGCCGCAACAGGTTCCAGCCAGTACATCCGCACAGAATCCGGGCTGATCGGCAACTTCCCGATGAAGATCGCGGCGGACAGGTGGACGGAAGATAACATAGATGCTTCCATGCCGCGCCCGTATGACCGGGACCGCGAATACTGGGTAAGCCGGCCAAACACCTTCTGGCTCTGGGATACCGACTACCTCCGCCTCAAAACACTGGAGATCGGCTATTCCGTTTCCGAACGGCTTCGCAAAAAGGCCGGGCTGGAAGAGCTTCGTGTTTACATCAGCGGACAGAACCTGCTGACATTCGACAAAGTGAAGATCTTTGACCCGGAATCCCCCACCGGCAGCGGCCAGTTCTACCCGCAAACAAGGATCTTCAACGCCGGCCTGAACGTAACCTTCTAA
- a CDS encoding SusC/RagA family TonB-linked outer membrane protein has protein sequence MRPIPRYGGAILMAAFALFGNMPVSVSQQPTAQQSKTITVKGRIRDVKNLSLPGVTVMVKGTQKGTATDEKGNFTLTDVDPQATLVLQFIGYEQQEYPVNGKTTFDILLKETEQQLDEYVVTGYGTTKKVTKTGSVSTVKGSEIRQAPTVNVSNALVGRVSGLMAINNSGEPGYDGSRILIRGRSTFRNSDPLVVIDGIPRDGFQRLNPNDIENVSVLKDASAAIFGSRAANGVILITTKRGRTGKPLLSYSFNQGFTQATRLPEMADAPTYARIVNEINVNSGDQPKFTEEEIQKFADGSDPWRYPNTDWIDEVVKPLSSQSRHDLSLRGGSDKFVYFVSFGTLFQDGIFKNSATNYRQHQLRANLDANVNKYLTFRLDLAGRLEDRNFPPRSAGSIFRALLRGRPTEAARWPNGLPGPDIEYGDNPVVTSTNEIGYQRDKTYVINSNLGVMLYIPGVEGLFVDGNFALDQNFNFNKRFIKPWTLYTLQGFDANDQPQLEASQRGIASPELGRMVQPEPKRYHQCQDQLSALLWQTQCRRHSCNRTQ, from the coding sequence ATGCGACCCATTCCACGTTATGGCGGCGCCATCCTTATGGCGGCATTCGCCTTGTTCGGAAACATGCCCGTTTCCGTATCTCAGCAACCCACCGCCCAGCAATCGAAAACCATCACCGTAAAAGGCAGGATCAGGGATGTAAAGAACCTCTCCCTTCCCGGCGTTACCGTGATGGTGAAAGGCACACAGAAAGGCACGGCCACAGATGAAAAGGGGAACTTCACCCTTACGGACGTAGACCCGCAAGCCACGCTGGTGCTGCAATTCATCGGGTACGAACAGCAGGAGTACCCGGTAAATGGAAAAACCACTTTCGACATCCTGCTGAAAGAAACAGAACAACAGCTGGACGAGTATGTTGTTACCGGTTACGGCACCACTAAAAAGGTGACCAAGACCGGCTCCGTCAGCACCGTGAAAGGCTCCGAGATCAGGCAGGCCCCAACGGTGAACGTTTCCAATGCCCTCGTAGGAAGGGTTTCGGGCCTGATGGCCATCAATAACAGCGGCGAGCCGGGATATGACGGCTCCCGCATCCTGATCCGCGGCCGCAGCACTTTCCGCAACTCCGACCCGCTCGTGGTGATCGACGGCATTCCGCGCGATGGCTTCCAGCGGCTCAATCCGAACGACATCGAGAACGTTTCCGTACTGAAAGACGCATCAGCGGCCATCTTCGGCTCCCGTGCCGCGAACGGTGTGATCCTCATCACCACCAAGCGCGGCCGCACTGGCAAACCCCTGCTGAGCTACAGTTTCAACCAGGGATTCACCCAGGCTACGCGCCTGCCGGAAATGGCGGATGCGCCTACATATGCGCGCATCGTGAACGAGATCAATGTCAACAGCGGAGATCAGCCCAAATTCACGGAAGAAGAAATACAAAAATTCGCAGATGGCTCCGATCCCTGGCGCTATCCGAATACCGACTGGATCGATGAAGTGGTAAAACCGCTCTCCAGCCAAAGCCGGCACGACCTCTCCCTCCGCGGAGGATCGGACAAGTTCGTGTACTTCGTTTCGTTCGGCACACTCTTCCAGGACGGCATCTTCAAGAACAGCGCCACCAATTACCGGCAACATCAGCTCCGCGCCAACCTGGATGCCAATGTGAACAAATACCTGACCTTTCGCCTCGACCTTGCCGGCAGACTGGAAGACCGGAATTTCCCGCCCCGAAGTGCCGGCTCCATCTTCCGCGCCCTGCTGCGCGGCAGGCCAACAGAAGCCGCCCGCTGGCCGAACGGGCTGCCGGGACCGGATATTGAGTACGGCGACAATCCCGTAGTGACCAGTACCAATGAGATCGGTTACCAGCGCGACAAAACATACGTGATCAACTCCAATCTCGGCGTAATGTTATATATCCCGGGGGTGGAAGGGCTCTTCGTAGACGGCAATTTTGCGCTGGACCAGAATTTCAACTTCAATAAACGCTTCATCAAACCCTGGACGCTCTACACCCTGCAGGGCTTTGACGCCAATGACCAGCCGCAGCTGGAAGCCTCGCAGCGCGGCATCGCCTCCCCCGAACTGGGAAGAATGGTTCAACCAGAACCAAAGCGTTACCATCAATGCCAAGATCAATTATCTGCGCTCCTTTGGCAAACACAATGTAGGCGCCATAGTTGCAATCGAACGCAATGA
- a CDS encoding DNA-3-methyladenine glycosylase: protein MTPHDVYIAHLQKDKKLKAIVSAPLEVLPAGRNIALKLIRSIMSQQLSVKVAAVIYRRFLELYGGKEPRPQQILDTPPERLRAIGLSNAKVSYVHNVANFVITEKLTDARLRKMEDEEVIAYLTKIKGVGRWTVEMLLMFYLGREDIFACDDLGLQQAMTKLYKLDTADRKTYRARLMKLSEKWSPYRTHACRYLWAWKDAVPVT, encoded by the coding sequence ATGACACCTCACGACGTTTACATTGCACACCTGCAAAAGGACAAAAAGCTGAAGGCCATCGTCAGCGCTCCGCTGGAAGTTTTGCCGGCCGGGCGTAACATCGCGCTGAAACTCATCCGCTCCATCATGAGCCAGCAACTCTCCGTGAAAGTGGCTGCCGTGATCTACAGACGTTTCCTGGAACTATACGGCGGCAAAGAACCGCGGCCACAGCAGATACTGGACACCCCTCCGGAACGGCTCCGGGCTATCGGGCTTTCCAATGCCAAGGTCAGCTACGTGCATAACGTTGCCAATTTTGTGATAACCGAAAAACTGACGGATGCCAGGCTTCGCAAAATGGAGGATGAAGAAGTGATCGCCTATCTCACAAAGATCAAAGGCGTTGGCAGATGGACGGTGGAAATGCTGCTGATGTTCTACCTGGGGCGGGAAGATATTTTTGCCTGTGATGACCTGGGGCTGCAACAGGCAATGACCAAACTTTATAAACTGGATACGGCTGACCGGAAAACTTACCGGGCCAGGTTAATGAAACTCTCTGAGAAATGGTCGCCTTACAGAACACATGCCTGCCGGTACCTCTGGGCCTGGAAAGATGCTGTGCCCGTTACCTGA
- a CDS encoding M28 family peptidase, whose translation MRWMIMLVVILFAACNQGNRQNTGTGTGPSAPEAPVFSADSAYAYVEQQLAFGPRIPGTPEQEACAAWLTGRLQGLADTVYVQRATVIAPQQRSLPCINIIAAFNPAAKRRILLLAHWDTRPYADKEAGGGNKKFDGADDGASGVAVLLEMARQFHAQRPETGIDILLTDVEDYGESKVEASYCLGAQYWAKNPHIPRLQGGLWRAAGYGGRTEFRFLL comes from the coding sequence ATGAGGTGGATGATCATGCTGGTTGTGATCCTGTTCGCAGCCTGTAACCAGGGGAACCGGCAAAATACCGGTACCGGCACAGGGCCATCCGCTCCGGAAGCCCCTGTCTTCTCCGCAGATTCTGCTTACGCCTATGTTGAGCAGCAACTCGCATTCGGCCCCCGCATCCCCGGGACCCCGGAACAGGAAGCCTGCGCAGCCTGGCTCACCGGACGCCTGCAGGGCCTGGCGGACACGGTGTATGTACAACGCGCCACCGTTATTGCCCCCCAACAGCGGTCACTCCCCTGCATCAACATCATCGCTGCCTTTAATCCGGCCGCCAAACGCCGCATATTGCTGCTTGCCCACTGGGATACCCGGCCTTATGCCGATAAAGAGGCCGGCGGCGGCAACAAAAAATTCGATGGTGCGGACGATGGCGCCAGCGGTGTAGCCGTATTGCTGGAAATGGCCCGGCAGTTCCACGCACAGCGGCCGGAAACCGGTATCGATATCCTGCTGACCGACGTGGAAGATTACGGTGAATCCAAGGTGGAAGCCAGCTATTGCCTCGGCGCGCAATACTGGGCCAAAAATCCGCATATCCCCCGGCTACAAGGCGGATTATGGCGTGCTGCTGGATATGGTGGGCGGACGGAATTCCGCTTTCTACTATGA
- the cysS gene encoding cysteine--tRNA ligase, with translation MSEQLKLHNTLSRQKEIFTPLYPGHVGMYVCGPTVSGESHLGHARPNITFDVLFRYLLHLGYKVRYVRNITDAGHFEEEGRAAEDKIAKGALLEKLEPMELVQKYTNLFHWAMEQFNTLPPSIEPTATGHIVEQIEMIRKIIDAGFAYEVNGSVYFDVKKYSEAHHYGILSGRVIEDQLETTRDLDGQDEKRNKVDFALWKKAPPEHLMRWPSPWGDGFPGWHIECSAMSSKYLGKQFDIHGGGMDLQFPHHECEIAQSEIAQGEMMARYWVHNNMITINGKKMGKSYNNQIRLTELFSGEHPLLEKAYSPMTIRFFILQTHYRSTLDFSNEALQAAEKGLQRLWQAYEVLQKLTYVSNGAAINEELDTQVTAWCRDCEAAMNDDLSTAKVLANLFEMAPVINSLRSGQVKMHELNESTFAFMKQTWQTYLIDILGLRPEKAEDNNKLDGVLQLLIDIRKEAKGKKDYATSDKIRNQLLSIGIQLKDEKDGTVSYAIE, from the coding sequence ATGTCAGAACAGCTTAAACTGCACAATACCCTCAGCAGGCAAAAAGAGATCTTTACTCCTTTATATCCCGGCCACGTTGGTATGTACGTGTGCGGTCCCACCGTTTCGGGGGAATCGCACCTCGGTCATGCCCGGCCCAATATCACATTTGATGTATTGTTCCGCTACCTCCTCCACCTCGGTTATAAAGTACGCTATGTGCGCAACATTACTGATGCGGGACATTTTGAGGAAGAAGGCCGGGCCGCGGAAGACAAGATCGCCAAAGGCGCCCTGCTCGAAAAGCTCGAACCGATGGAACTGGTACAGAAATATACCAACCTCTTTCACTGGGCCATGGAGCAGTTCAATACCCTGCCCCCCAGCATCGAGCCAACCGCCACGGGCCATATCGTGGAGCAGATAGAAATGATCCGCAAGATCATCGATGCCGGTTTCGCCTACGAAGTGAACGGTTCTGTTTATTTCGATGTGAAGAAATATTCCGAAGCCCATCATTACGGTATCCTCAGCGGCCGGGTGATCGAAGATCAGCTGGAAACCACCCGCGACCTGGACGGGCAGGATGAGAAAAGGAACAAAGTGGATTTTGCCCTCTGGAAAAAAGCGCCGCCGGAACACCTGATGCGATGGCCAAGCCCCTGGGGCGACGGCTTCCCCGGATGGCACATCGAATGCTCCGCCATGAGCAGCAAATACCTCGGCAAACAGTTCGATATCCATGGCGGTGGCATGGACCTTCAGTTCCCCCATCATGAATGCGAGATTGCCCAGAGCGAAATTGCACAGGGAGAAATGATGGCACGCTACTGGGTGCATAACAACATGATCACCATCAACGGCAAGAAGATGGGTAAAAGTTATAACAACCAGATCCGCCTGACAGAACTTTTCTCCGGTGAACATCCCCTCCTGGAAAAGGCATACAGCCCGATGACCATCCGTTTTTTCATCCTGCAGACGCACTACCGCAGCACGCTGGATTTTTCCAACGAGGCCCTTCAGGCCGCGGAAAAAGGACTGCAACGCCTCTGGCAGGCTTACGAAGTATTGCAAAAACTCACCTATGTCAGCAACGGCGCCGCCATTAATGAGGAGCTGGATACGCAGGTGACCGCCTGGTGCCGCGATTGCGAGGCCGCCATGAACGATGACCTCAGCACCGCCAAAGTGCTCGCCAACCTTTTTGAAATGGCGCCGGTCATCAATTCCCTCCGCAGCGGACAGGTGAAAATGCATGAGCTGAATGAAAGCACCTTCGCATTCATGAAACAGACCTGGCAAACCTATCTCATCGATATCCTCGGCCTCAGGCCCGAAAAAGCAGAGGACAATAACAAGCTGGACGGCGTATTGCAACTGCTCATCGATATCCGCAAGGAAGCCAAAGGCAAAAAAGATTACGCCACTTCAGACAAGATCCGTAACCAGCTGCTATCCATCGGCATACAGTTGAAGGACGAAAAAGACGGCACAGTGAGTTATGCCATTGAATAA
- a CDS encoding endonuclease/exonuclease/phosphatase family protein produces MKFLRLFTKGFFLIVNVVTVLFFLLACLAPFISPVRFWPISFLTLGFPFMLVILVLFLIFWLIFHPKYALLPLMALVIGWKSVSAFIAVRWPSSWDTNDKPKNSISVMSYNVALFGLYTKKNSRPTRDAMFRLIKAQKPDILCLQDFYTSEKQDDFNNREDISAEMNLPYRFFSSDFNRQGSQHWGSIIFSRYPVIRSDKVKMSPGPMGESLIYADIVRGKDTIRIVNMHLESYRFNAQDYQSIEKIKKQEDTGLVAAKGIMNKMRDAYTRRSRQANIVADFIKTSPHPVIVCGDFNDTPASYTYFKVKGSLQDAFLRKGSGIGRTFSGLSPTLRIDYIFADKRFTVNGFQTLRSDLSDHYPVITNLTLRQTAAEP; encoded by the coding sequence TTGAAATTTTTACGGCTTTTTACAAAGGGATTTTTCCTGATCGTGAACGTGGTAACTGTTCTGTTTTTCCTCCTGGCCTGCCTGGCGCCTTTTATTTCGCCGGTGAGGTTCTGGCCGATCAGTTTCCTGACGCTGGGCTTCCCTTTCATGCTTGTTATCCTCGTGCTTTTCCTCATCTTCTGGCTGATATTCCATCCAAAATACGCACTGCTTCCCCTGATGGCACTGGTGATCGGCTGGAAATCCGTTTCCGCTTTTATTGCCGTTCGCTGGCCTTCGTCATGGGATACGAACGATAAACCGAAGAACAGCATCAGCGTAATGAGCTATAACGTTGCGTTGTTTGGCCTCTATACAAAGAAGAACAGCAGGCCCACCCGTGATGCCATGTTCCGGCTTATCAAGGCACAAAAGCCGGATATCCTGTGCCTGCAGGATTTCTACACCAGCGAAAAGCAGGACGACTTCAACAACAGGGAAGATATCTCCGCAGAAATGAATTTGCCCTACCGCTTCTTTTCCAGCGATTTTAACCGGCAGGGAAGCCAGCACTGGGGTTCTATCATCTTCTCCCGGTATCCGGTCATCCGGTCGGACAAGGTAAAGATGTCCCCCGGCCCGATGGGCGAAAGCCTCATTTATGCCGATATCGTCCGCGGTAAAGACACCATCCGCATTGTGAACATGCACCTGGAATCCTATCGCTTCAATGCACAGGATTATCAATCCATCGAAAAAATAAAAAAACAGGAAGATACCGGGCTGGTAGCCGCCAAAGGTATCATGAACAAAATGCGCGATGCCTATACCCGCCGCAGCCGCCAGGCAAATATCGTGGCGGATTTCATCAAAACAAGCCCTCATCCCGTGATCGTCTGCGGGGATTTCAACGATACGCCGGCCTCCTACACCTATTTCAAGGTAAAAGGCAGCCTGCAGGATGCATTCCTGCGGAAAGGAAGCGGCATCGGCAGAACCTTCTCCGGCCTTTCGCCTACCCTCCGGATAGACTATATTTTTGCGGACAAACGTTTTACGGTAAACGGCTTCCAGACGCTGCGGTCCGACCTGAGCGACCATTATCCGGTCATCACCAACCTTACACTGCGGCAAACCGCTGCCGAACCCTGA
- a CDS encoding endonuclease/exonuclease/phosphatase family protein yields the protein MLLWTNVLLVIGLLCSAYFRFLNPAAFWIAGFAGLAFPFLWIACAIFIVIWVLYRRRYWLFSAGGILLTVPAMAVTWGFHLFSSSSASDGSFTVMTFNCSSMGLKDYKNIENIRLRINGEIAEADPDILCLQEFYTNDHPDKTNNLDSIRTKLRYPYYYFVEHRTHWDTWHYGTVLFSRFPIIDSAMADLGGGPTAENLLTANLLIHGDTVRIISAHLASYQLDAEDYGTVTAPDKHKVRGLLGKMRRSFGLRSSQAEFMRREITKSRHPLIVLGDFNDIPLSYTYTTIRGGLQDAFLQRGSGFGRTFSALSPTLRIDYILPDKRFAVEDFSILRRKEFEHFPIMARLSLPK from the coding sequence TTGTTGCTTTGGACCAACGTTCTCCTGGTTATTGGCCTGCTCTGCTCCGCTTATTTTCGCTTCCTGAACCCCGCAGCTTTCTGGATAGCCGGATTCGCCGGTCTTGCATTCCCTTTTCTGTGGATCGCCTGCGCCATCTTTATTGTTATATGGGTACTGTACCGGCGAAGGTACTGGCTGTTTTCCGCCGGAGGAATATTGCTGACAGTACCGGCCATGGCAGTCACCTGGGGCTTTCATCTTTTCAGCAGTAGCAGCGCTTCGGACGGCTCTTTTACCGTGATGACCTTTAACTGCAGCAGCATGGGGCTGAAGGATTACAAGAACATCGAAAATATACGCCTGCGCATAAACGGGGAAATAGCAGAAGCTGACCCGGATATCCTCTGCCTGCAGGAGTTCTATACCAATGATCATCCGGATAAGACCAATAACCTGGACAGCATCCGTACGAAGCTCCGCTATCCTTATTACTATTTTGTGGAACACCGTACGCATTGGGATACCTGGCACTACGGCACCGTGCTCTTTTCCAGGTTCCCGATCATAGATTCCGCCATGGCGGACCTCGGCGGCGGGCCAACAGCCGAGAATCTGTTGACAGCCAACCTGCTCATACACGGCGATACCGTCCGCATTATCTCCGCGCATCTCGCCAGTTATCAGCTGGATGCAGAGGATTACGGAACCGTCACCGCTCCGGATAAACATAAGGTAAGAGGCCTGCTCGGTAAAATGCGGCGCTCTTTCGGCCTGCGGTCCAGCCAGGCGGAGTTCATGCGACGGGAAATAACGAAGAGCAGGCACCCGCTGATCGTACTGGGTGATTTCAACGATATCCCGCTTTCGTACACTTACACCACTATCCGCGGTGGCTTGCAGGATGCCTTCCTGCAACGCGGCTCAGGTTTCGGGCGGACGTTCTCGGCACTATCGCCCACCCTTCGGATAGATTATATCCTTCCGGATAAACGGTTCGCCGTCGAAGACTTTTCCATATTGCGGCGAAAGGAATTTGAGCACTTTCCGATCATGGCAAGATTGTCCCTCCCGAAATGA
- a CDS encoding rhomboid family intramembrane serine protease — translation MHVAEKERLPRLSLGEEKNMVTQLLVLNITVYILLYFIKIIYQMEDYGVPAFNRDILGNTRVPADPMLLLQKPWTLITAPFAHLQFWDIFSSGIWLFCFGSLLQNISGHRLVVPLYIFGSLTGFACYLAGMNLVPALQSLAAGNGIMGAGAGVMALAVGVTVLAPNNRVFPLLVKGGLPVWVITLIYLALNAVAVFSSGASYAYLFFLAGGALMGYLFMASFKKGRNWGNGINNLFFHISHVFHPKSGKEAGKNESAGTSTAFRAGTSPAPFIKVGGPTVSEQKVNEILDKINEAGMQSLTAEEKETLLRASKEKSGEF, via the coding sequence ATGCACGTAGCGGAAAAAGAGCGGCTGCCCCGGCTGTCCCTCGGGGAAGAGAAGAATATGGTGACTCAGTTGCTGGTCCTGAATATCACCGTTTATATCCTGCTGTATTTCATCAAGATCATCTATCAGATGGAGGATTATGGTGTGCCGGCCTTTAACCGGGACATCCTGGGCAATACCCGCGTTCCGGCAGATCCCATGTTATTGCTGCAAAAACCCTGGACGCTCATCACGGCGCCATTTGCGCACCTGCAGTTCTGGGATATTTTCAGCAGCGGTATATGGCTGTTCTGCTTCGGCAGCCTCCTGCAGAATATTTCCGGCCACCGGCTTGTTGTCCCCCTATATATCTTCGGCAGCCTCACCGGATTTGCCTGTTATCTCGCCGGGATGAACCTCGTTCCCGCACTGCAGTCCCTTGCCGCCGGCAACGGCATCATGGGCGCAGGGGCCGGCGTAATGGCCCTCGCGGTTGGCGTTACCGTACTGGCCCCCAATAACCGCGTATTCCCCCTCCTGGTGAAAGGCGGCCTGCCGGTTTGGGTGATCACGCTCATCTATCTTGCACTGAATGCAGTAGCCGTTTTCAGCAGTGGCGCAAGCTACGCTTACCTGTTTTTCCTGGCCGGCGGCGCTCTCATGGGTTACCTGTTCATGGCCAGCTTCAAAAAAGGCCGTAACTGGGGAAATGGCATCAACAACCTCTTTTTCCATATTTCCCATGTGTTCCATCCCAAATCCGGTAAAGAAGCAGGAAAAAACGAGTCCGCCGGCACCAGCACCGCTTTTCGTGCCGGCACATCGCCAGCGCCGTTCATCAAGGTCGGAGGGCCTACGGTAAGCGAGCAGAAAGTGAATGAGATTCTGGACAAGATCAACGAAGCGGGAATGCAGAGCCTTACCGCTGAAGAAAAAGAAACCCTGCTTCGCGCCAGCAAGGAAAAAAGCGGGGAATTTTGA
- a CDS encoding rhomboid family intramembrane serine protease, which produces MSEFRPGRFQMLPLVIKNLLIINGLVYLAQVTLGNMYGYNMSTLFALHYWGSDLFMPHQFITHLFMHDPGSFFHLFSNMFALWMFGSTLENVWGPKRFLIFYMICGLGAAFCHMLVLTYDNVQLSNYVGAFFANPSFDTFAAFQQKYQIPALDGLYDAWSAGPAESPKMIQLGKTYLAGYLESYRDTATVGASGAVFGVLFAFGYLFPNSTLFIIPFPFPIKAKYFVGFYILMELFLGFRNSAGDNVAHFAHLGGVLFAYILLKIWNKRNRRTFY; this is translated from the coding sequence ATGAGTGAGTTTAGACCCGGCAGATTCCAGATGTTGCCCCTGGTAATCAAGAACCTGTTGATCATTAACGGATTGGTGTACCTGGCGCAGGTCACCCTGGGTAATATGTACGGTTACAATATGTCCACCCTCTTTGCCCTGCATTACTGGGGTTCGGACCTGTTCATGCCGCATCAGTTCATTACCCATCTGTTCATGCATGATCCCGGATCTTTCTTCCACCTGTTCTCCAATATGTTTGCGCTCTGGATGTTCGGCAGTACGCTGGAGAACGTCTGGGGGCCGAAACGCTTCCTGATCTTTTATATGATCTGCGGCCTGGGCGCCGCATTCTGCCATATGCTGGTGCTGACATACGACAACGTCCAGCTATCGAACTACGTGGGCGCATTTTTCGCCAACCCCTCGTTTGATACTTTCGCCGCTTTCCAGCAAAAATACCAGATTCCCGCGCTCGATGGCCTCTATGATGCCTGGAGCGCCGGGCCCGCCGAAAGCCCGAAAATGATCCAGCTGGGCAAGACTTACCTGGCCGGATACCTGGAAAGCTACCGGGATACGGCTACTGTAGGGGCTTCAGGCGCGGTTTTCGGCGTGTTGTTCGCTTTCGGCTACCTTTTCCCCAACAGTACGCTTTTCATTATTCCCTTCCCTTTCCCCATCAAGGCAAAATATTTTGTGGGCTTTTACATCCTCATGGAACTGTTCCTGGGCTTCCGCAATTCCGCCGGCGACAATGTTGCGCATTTTGCGCATCTGGGTGGCGTACTATTTGCTTATATACTGCTGAAGATATGGAACAAACGCAACCGGCGAACGTTCTATTGA